A genomic stretch from Frigoribacterium sp. PvP032 includes:
- the dapE gene encoding succinyl-diaminopimelate desuccinylase, whose protein sequence is MPPFDLSVSAVDVTRQLCDVESVSGNEQAVTDSIWQTLEGHDHLTLFRDGDAIVARTELGRPSRVVIAGHIDTVPLNDNLPTRYETDDDGVEWLWGRGTVDMKAGSAVHLRLAVELTEPLVDVTWVWYDHEEVSDALNGLGRLARLHPHLLEADFAILGEPTRSEVEGGCNGNLRAEIRTFGARSHSARSWVGSNAIHAAAPILDVLAAYEAREVEVDGLVYREGLNAVGISGGVAGNVIPDECMVHVNYRFAPSRSADEAVAHVRELFAGFDVTIVDLAPGARPGLDAPLARQFLEAVGGEAKPKYGWTDVARFSALGVPAVNYGPGDPLLAHHDDERVPVQQITDNERGLRAWLTA, encoded by the coding sequence ATGCCGCCCTTCGACCTGAGCGTGTCCGCCGTCGACGTCACCCGCCAGCTCTGCGACGTCGAGTCCGTCTCCGGGAACGAGCAGGCGGTGACCGACTCGATCTGGCAGACCCTCGAGGGCCACGACCACCTCACGCTGTTCCGCGACGGCGACGCGATCGTCGCGCGCACCGAGCTCGGTCGTCCGAGCCGCGTGGTGATCGCGGGCCACATCGACACCGTGCCGCTGAACGACAACCTGCCGACCCGCTACGAGACCGACGACGACGGCGTCGAGTGGCTGTGGGGCCGCGGCACCGTCGACATGAAGGCAGGCAGCGCCGTCCACCTCCGTCTCGCCGTCGAGCTGACCGAGCCCTTGGTCGACGTCACGTGGGTCTGGTACGACCACGAAGAGGTGTCGGACGCCCTCAACGGGCTGGGCCGGCTCGCACGGCTGCACCCGCACCTCCTCGAGGCCGACTTCGCCATCCTGGGCGAGCCGACGCGCAGCGAGGTCGAGGGCGGCTGCAACGGCAACCTGCGGGCGGAGATCCGCACGTTCGGGGCCCGGTCGCACAGCGCCCGCTCGTGGGTCGGCTCGAACGCCATCCACGCGGCGGCCCCGATCCTCGACGTGCTCGCCGCGTACGAGGCCCGCGAGGTCGAGGTCGACGGGCTCGTGTACCGCGAGGGGCTGAACGCCGTCGGCATCTCGGGCGGCGTCGCCGGCAACGTCATCCCCGACGAGTGCATGGTGCACGTCAACTACCGCTTCGCGCCGAGCCGCAGCGCCGACGAGGCCGTCGCCCACGTGCGCGAGCTGTTCGCCGGCTTCGACGTGACGATCGTCGACCTCGCGCCCGGCGCCCGTCCCGGCCTGGACGCGCCGCTCGCCCGGCAGTTCCTCGAGGCGGTCGGCGGCGAGGCGAAGCCGAAGTACGGCTGGACCGACGTCGCGCGGTTCTCCGCACTGGGCGTGCCCGCAGTCAACTACGGCCCCGGCGACCCGCTGTTGGCCCACCACGACGACGAGCGCGTGCCCGTGCAGCAGATCACCGACAACGAGCGCGGACTGCGGGCGTGGCTGACGGCCTGA
- the dapD gene encoding 2,3,4,5-tetrahydropyridine-2,6-dicarboxylate N-succinyltransferase — protein MTSDSPAATHAHGYGLATVASDGSTLDTWFPAPSLGRLPADRDPALVPAEIADAAGPDARRGVDLVPVTVEIELGAPPASTPDAYLRLHLLSHLLVAPNTIALDGVFGHLPIVVWTNAGPVHPDDFTRLRPSLQRAGIATTGIDKFPRMLDYVTPDRVRIADASRVRLGAHLSPGTTVMHEGFVNFNAGTLGASMVEGRISQGVVVGDGSDIGGGASIMGTLSGGGTQRITIGERALLGANAGIGIAIGDDTVVEAGLYVTAGTKVVVVGGTPTNDGKQQTVKAVELSGRPGLLFRRNSVTGAVEVLPRKGHGITLNSQLHA, from the coding sequence ATGACCTCGGACTCCCCCGCCGCCACCCACGCCCACGGGTACGGGCTCGCCACCGTCGCCAGCGACGGCAGCACGCTCGACACCTGGTTCCCCGCCCCGTCGCTCGGCCGCCTGCCCGCCGACCGCGACCCGGCCCTCGTGCCCGCCGAGATCGCGGACGCCGCCGGGCCGGACGCGCGCCGTGGCGTCGACCTCGTCCCCGTGACCGTCGAGATCGAGCTGGGCGCGCCTCCTGCGTCCACCCCCGACGCGTACCTGCGGCTGCACCTGCTCAGCCACCTTCTCGTCGCGCCGAACACCATCGCCCTCGACGGCGTCTTCGGCCACCTGCCCATCGTCGTGTGGACCAACGCCGGCCCGGTCCACCCGGACGACTTCACCCGCCTGCGCCCGTCCCTGCAGCGGGCGGGCATCGCGACGACCGGCATCGACAAGTTCCCGCGGATGCTCGACTACGTCACGCCCGACCGCGTGCGCATCGCCGACGCCTCACGCGTGCGCCTCGGCGCCCACCTCTCGCCCGGCACCACGGTGATGCACGAGGGCTTCGTCAACTTCAACGCGGGCACCCTCGGCGCCTCGATGGTGGAGGGCCGCATCTCGCAGGGCGTCGTCGTCGGCGACGGGTCGGACATCGGAGGCGGCGCCTCCATCATGGGGACCCTCTCGGGAGGCGGCACCCAGCGGATCACGATCGGCGAGCGCGCCCTGCTCGGCGCGAACGCCGGCATCGGCATCGCGATCGGCGACGACACCGTCGTCGAGGCCGGCCTCTACGTCACGGCGGGCACCAAGGTCGTCGTCGTGGGCGGCACGCCGACGAACGACGGCAAGCAGCAGACCGTCAAGGCCGTCGAGCTCTCCGGCCGTCCCGGCCTGCTGTTCCGCCGCAACTCGGTCACCGGCGCCGTCGAGGTGCTGCCCCGCAAGGGCCACGGCATCACGCTCAACTCGCAGCTGCACGCGTAG
- a CDS encoding citrate synthase → MTDPANDAQKATLQFPGGTAEFPIVPSTQGASSIDISSFTKQTGYTTLDTGFVNTSATRSKITYIDGDEGILRYRGYPIEQVAENSTYLETAWLLIYGELPSADELADFDARIRRHTLLHEDLRRFFDALPHNAHPMSVLSSAVGALGTFYEGSMSVSDPAQVELQTIRLLAKLPVIAAYAHKKSLGQAFLYPDNSLSFVDNFLKLNFGTMAEPYEVNPVLSKALERLLILHEDHEQNASTSTVRLVGSTQANMFSSISAGISALYGPLHGGANEAVLTMLAEIRDSGQGVERFVERVKNKEDGVKLMGFGHRVYKNFDPRARLVKESATEVLAALGVKDDLLDIAMELEDIALADDYFVERKLYPNVDFYTGVIYKAMGFPPRMFTVLFAIGRLPGWIAHWREMNQDPATKIGRPQQLYLGETQRDWPQR, encoded by the coding sequence GTGACTGATCCTGCCAACGACGCCCAGAAGGCCACGCTGCAGTTCCCGGGGGGGACGGCCGAGTTCCCGATCGTGCCGAGCACCCAGGGTGCCTCCTCGATCGACATCTCGAGCTTCACCAAGCAGACCGGCTACACGACCCTCGACACCGGGTTCGTGAACACGTCCGCGACCCGCTCGAAGATCACCTACATCGACGGTGACGAGGGCATCCTGCGTTACCGCGGGTACCCGATCGAGCAGGTCGCCGAGAACTCGACCTACCTCGAGACCGCGTGGCTGCTCATCTACGGCGAGCTGCCGTCGGCCGACGAGCTGGCCGACTTCGACGCCCGCATCCGCCGCCACACCCTGCTGCACGAAGACCTCCGCCGGTTCTTCGACGCGCTGCCGCACAACGCGCACCCCATGTCGGTGCTCTCGAGCGCCGTGGGTGCCCTCGGCACCTTCTACGAGGGCTCGATGAGCGTCAGCGACCCCGCGCAGGTCGAGCTGCAGACGATCCGCCTGCTCGCGAAGCTGCCGGTCATCGCCGCCTACGCGCACAAGAAGAGCCTCGGCCAGGCGTTCCTCTACCCCGACAACTCGCTCAGCTTCGTCGACAACTTCCTCAAGCTGAACTTCGGCACGATGGCCGAGCCGTACGAGGTGAACCCTGTCCTCTCGAAGGCTCTGGAGCGCCTCCTCATCCTGCACGAGGACCACGAGCAGAACGCGTCGACGTCGACCGTCCGCCTCGTCGGCTCGACGCAGGCGAACATGTTCTCGTCGATCTCGGCCGGCATCAGCGCGCTGTACGGCCCGCTGCACGGCGGCGCGAACGAGGCCGTGCTCACGATGCTCGCCGAGATCCGCGACAGCGGCCAGGGCGTCGAGCGCTTCGTCGAGCGGGTCAAGAACAAAGAGGACGGCGTCAAGCTCATGGGCTTCGGCCACCGGGTCTACAAGAACTTCGACCCCCGTGCCCGCCTCGTGAAGGAGAGCGCGACCGAGGTGCTCGCGGCCCTCGGCGTCAAGGACGACCTGCTCGACATCGCCATGGAGCTCGAGGACATCGCCCTCGCCGACGACTACTTCGTCGAGCGCAAGCTCTACCCCAACGTCGACTTCTACACCGGCGTGATCTACAAGGCGATGGGCTTCCCGCCGCGCATGTTCACGGTGCTGTTCGCCATCGGCCGCCTGCCCGGCTGGATCGCGCACTGGCGTGAGATGAACCAGGACCCGGCGACCAAGATCGGCCGCCCCCAGCAGCTGTACCTGGGCGAGACCCAGCGCGACTGGCCGCAGCGCTAG
- the dapC gene encoding succinyldiaminopimelate transaminase — translation MVALSLPDFPWDSLAAAAAVARRHEGGIVDLSVGSPVDPTPEVVARALSAATDAHAYPQVAGTPALRAAVAEWYERRRGVSGLEDANVLPTIGSKELIAGMALWLGLGPGDTVVHPVAAYPTYALGAALVGADVLASDDPAEWPESTRLIWVNSPGNPDGAVLDHEHLRAVVARGRELGAVVAGDECYAELGWEGEWADTPTPCILDPRVVGDDLRGVVSVYSLSKQSNLAGYRAGFVAGCDHVIAQLLAVRKHAGLMPPAPVQEAMRVALGDEAHVAEQKERYRARRAALAPALEAAGFRIDHSEAGLYLWVTRDEDSWASVDWFAERGVLVAPGSFYGVDGGRHVRVALTTTDERIAAAVERLRG, via the coding sequence ATCGTGGCGCTGTCGCTGCCCGACTTCCCCTGGGACTCGCTCGCCGCGGCGGCCGCCGTCGCCCGTCGGCACGAGGGCGGCATCGTCGACCTCTCGGTCGGCTCGCCCGTCGACCCCACCCCCGAGGTCGTCGCCAGGGCGCTCTCCGCCGCGACCGACGCCCACGCCTACCCGCAGGTCGCCGGCACCCCCGCGCTGCGGGCGGCCGTCGCCGAGTGGTACGAGCGCAGGAGGGGCGTGTCCGGCCTCGAGGACGCGAACGTCCTGCCCACGATCGGCTCCAAGGAGCTGATCGCGGGCATGGCCCTCTGGCTCGGCCTCGGCCCCGGCGACACCGTCGTGCACCCCGTCGCCGCCTACCCGACCTACGCGCTCGGGGCCGCCCTCGTCGGCGCCGACGTGCTGGCCAGCGACGACCCCGCCGAGTGGCCGGAGTCGACCCGGCTGATCTGGGTGAACAGCCCCGGCAACCCCGACGGCGCCGTCCTCGACCACGAGCACCTGCGTGCGGTCGTGGCGCGCGGCCGCGAGCTCGGGGCCGTCGTGGCGGGCGACGAGTGCTACGCCGAGCTCGGCTGGGAGGGCGAGTGGGCCGACACCCCGACGCCCTGCATCCTCGACCCGCGGGTCGTCGGCGACGACCTGCGCGGCGTCGTCAGCGTCTACTCACTCAGCAAGCAGTCGAACCTCGCCGGCTACCGGGCCGGCTTCGTGGCCGGCTGCGACCACGTGATCGCCCAGCTGCTCGCCGTCCGCAAGCACGCCGGCCTGATGCCGCCTGCCCCGGTGCAGGAGGCGATGCGCGTCGCCCTCGGCGACGAGGCGCACGTCGCCGAGCAGAAGGAGCGCTACCGGGCCCGGCGGGCTGCCCTGGCACCCGCGCTCGAGGCCGCGGGCTTCCGCATCGACCACAGCGAGGCCGGCCTGTACCTCTGGGTCACCCGTGACGAAGACAGCTGGGCGAGCGTCGACTGGTTCGCCGAGCGCGGCGTGCTCGTCGCGCCCGGCAGCTTCTACGGCGTCGACGGCGGGCGCCACGTGCGGGTCGCGCTGACGACGACCGACGAGCGGATCGCCGCGGCCGTGGAGCGCCTCCGGGGCTGA
- the fdxA gene encoding ferredoxin, whose translation MTYVIALPCVDVKDRACIDECPVDCIYEGERSLYIHPDECVDCGACEPVCPVEAIYYEDDLPDKWADYYKANVEFFDEIGSPGGAAKVGVIAKDHPVISVLPPQGAQA comes from the coding sequence GTGACGTATGTGATCGCACTGCCCTGTGTGGATGTCAAAGACCGTGCCTGCATCGACGAGTGCCCCGTCGACTGCATCTACGAGGGCGAACGCTCGCTCTACATCCACCCCGACGAATGCGTCGACTGCGGCGCCTGCGAGCCCGTCTGCCCCGTCGAGGCGATCTACTACGAAGACGACCTGCCCGACAAGTGGGCCGACTACTACAAGGCCAACGTCGAGTTCTTCGACGAGATCGGCTCGCCCGGCGGCGCGGCCAAGGTCGGGGTCATCGCGAAGGACCACCCCGTCATCTCCGTCCTGCCCCCGCAGGGCGCACAGGCCTAG
- a CDS encoding PIG-L family deacetylase: MTYFGSASDARPGQPSALRAERVLFVHAHPDDETIATGGTIAALVDAGAEVTIVTCTRGELGEVMPDDLARLRGDEAALAAHREGEIAEAMRDLGVRDHRFLGDPEARTHGLAARVYRDSGMVWRSDGVAGPTPDLHGAAFCAAEFGEIVSDLQAVVESVRPTAIVSYDEDGGYHHPDHVRANRAAVRVARLAEVPFFAVVAGAEQATGAEAEALAADGSVRTVDVRASTARRLAALRRYRTQVEVVDLPHGAAGIRFPHGAVQPVATSESFRFVPEPDSRASGPAGASEFADMTTGGRVATTVLTLAAGAVFGALGTVAHQGTVTVAGTPIWSGLVLSLVMAAALLAGMRLLFGSRVVAVAVALGLLGAAALLSQPGAGGSALVPANGPGYAWTFGPLLIAMVVIAWPTLPQRGAGPVGGATASSSDAASDPSSASSAGTQPTAR, encoded by the coding sequence ATGACGTACTTCGGCTCCGCCTCCGATGCCCGCCCCGGCCAGCCCTCCGCCCTGCGGGCCGAGCGGGTCCTGTTCGTGCACGCGCACCCCGACGACGAGACCATCGCGACGGGCGGCACGATCGCCGCCCTGGTCGACGCCGGCGCCGAGGTCACCATCGTCACCTGCACCCGCGGCGAGCTCGGCGAGGTCATGCCCGACGACCTGGCCCGCCTGCGCGGCGACGAGGCGGCCCTCGCCGCCCACCGCGAGGGCGAGATCGCCGAGGCCATGCGCGACCTCGGCGTCCGCGACCACCGGTTCCTCGGCGACCCCGAGGCGCGCACCCACGGGCTCGCCGCCCGGGTCTACCGCGACAGCGGCATGGTCTGGCGCTCGGACGGCGTGGCCGGTCCGACCCCCGACCTGCACGGCGCCGCCTTCTGCGCCGCCGAGTTCGGCGAGATCGTGTCCGACCTGCAGGCCGTGGTCGAGTCCGTGCGGCCGACGGCGATCGTCAGCTACGACGAGGACGGCGGCTACCACCACCCCGACCACGTGCGGGCCAACCGCGCCGCGGTGCGGGTCGCCCGCCTGGCCGAGGTGCCCTTCTTCGCGGTCGTCGCCGGCGCCGAGCAGGCGACGGGCGCCGAGGCCGAGGCGCTCGCCGCCGACGGGTCCGTCCGCACCGTCGACGTCCGAGCCTCGACCGCTCGCCGCCTGGCGGCGCTGCGCCGCTACCGCACGCAGGTCGAGGTCGTCGACCTGCCGCATGGCGCGGCCGGGATCCGCTTCCCCCACGGCGCCGTCCAGCCCGTGGCCACCAGCGAGTCGTTCCGCTTCGTGCCGGAGCCCGACTCCCGCGCGTCCGGCCCGGCCGGTGCTTCCGAGTTCGCCGACATGACCACCGGCGGCCGCGTGGCGACCACGGTGCTCACCCTCGCCGCGGGAGCCGTCTTCGGGGCCCTCGGCACGGTGGCCCACCAGGGCACCGTCACCGTCGCCGGCACTCCGATCTGGTCGGGGCTCGTGCTGTCGCTGGTCATGGCCGCGGCGCTGCTGGCCGGCATGCGCCTCCTCTTCGGCTCCCGGGTCGTCGCCGTCGCGGTCGCGCTCGGCCTGCTCGGCGCCGCCGCGCTGCTGTCTCAGCCGGGCGCGGGCGGCTCGGCGCTCGTGCCGGCCAACGGCCCCGGCTACGCGTGGACCTTCGGGCCCCTTCTGATCGCGATGGTCGTGATCGCCTGGCCGACCCTGCCGCAGCGGGGCGCGGGTCCCGTGGGCGGGGCCACCGCCTCCTCGTCGGACGCCGCCTCCGACCCCTCGTCGGCTTCGTCCGCCGGCACCCAGCCGACGGCGCGCTAG
- the efeU gene encoding iron uptake transporter permease EfeU: MLANYLIGLREGLEAALVVGILIAAVVKLGRRDVLPRLWLGVAAAVVLSLGLGAVLTFGAYGLTFQAQEIIGGGLSVVAVGFVTWMVFWMARTARSMRGELESSLDRAIAGGAWAVVALAFLSVGREGIETALFVWATVQSTGGGEAPVVGALLGILTAVAIEVAIYRGVVRLDLRRFFTVTGYLLVLVAAGVLAYGIGDLQEAGVLPGRTSLAFDVSAAVPPTSWWGTLLQGLVNFTPTPSWLQAGVWLAYLAVVVPLFARATRGRAPRPAEATTASSSGSTATSPTDRPTTRTTAGAPR, encoded by the coding sequence GTGCTCGCCAACTACCTCATCGGACTCCGCGAGGGCCTCGAGGCCGCCCTCGTCGTCGGCATCCTCATCGCCGCCGTCGTCAAGCTCGGCCGCCGCGACGTCCTCCCCCGCCTCTGGCTCGGCGTCGCCGCCGCCGTCGTCCTCTCGCTCGGCCTCGGCGCCGTGCTCACCTTCGGCGCGTACGGCCTGACGTTCCAGGCCCAGGAGATCATCGGCGGCGGCCTCTCGGTCGTCGCCGTCGGGTTCGTCACCTGGATGGTGTTCTGGATGGCCCGGACGGCACGCAGCATGCGCGGCGAGCTCGAGTCGAGCCTCGACCGCGCGATCGCCGGCGGCGCCTGGGCGGTCGTCGCCCTCGCCTTCCTGTCCGTCGGACGCGAGGGCATCGAGACCGCCCTGTTCGTCTGGGCCACGGTGCAGTCGACGGGCGGCGGCGAGGCGCCGGTCGTCGGCGCCCTGCTCGGCATCCTCACCGCCGTCGCGATCGAGGTCGCGATCTACCGCGGGGTCGTCCGCCTCGACCTGCGCCGCTTCTTCACGGTCACCGGGTACCTGCTCGTGCTCGTCGCGGCCGGGGTGCTCGCGTACGGGATCGGAGACCTGCAGGAGGCGGGCGTGCTGCCGGGCCGCACCTCCCTCGCCTTCGACGTCAGCGCCGCCGTGCCCCCGACGAGCTGGTGGGGCACCCTGCTGCAGGGCCTCGTCAACTTCACCCCGACGCCGAGCTGGCTGCAGGCGGGCGTCTGGCTCGCCTACCTCGCCGTCGTCGTCCCGCTGTTCGCCCGCGCCACCCGTGGCCGTGCGCCGCGTCCCGCGGAGGCGACCACCGCCTCCTCGTCCGGCAGCACCGCCACCTCCCCCACCGACCGTCCCACCACCCGCACGACCGCAGGAGCACCCCGATGA
- the efeO gene encoding iron uptake system protein EfeO, with amino-acid sequence MTPRPLALVSGAALVALALTGCVANSPGGAATAGATVVTVDGNADACSLSATTAPSGPVTFTVTNTGDDNTEFELLASDGLRIISEKENIGPGTSASMTVAVQPGDYVTACIPGLVGEGVRAPFTVTDSGADVTPVGTEKEQVDAAAAAYLGYVKDQVGQLVPATQAFLDAYTTGDDALARSLYPTARAHYERIEPVAESFGDLDPKIDFREADVEPGTEWTGWHRIEKDLWQPTADENGGEAYTPLTADERTRFADLLTSDTAELQSAVTASGFSISIDTISNGAVGLMDEVATGKITGEEEIWSHTDLWDFQGNLEGARVAYEGVRDIVAEKDGELVDRIDTRLSALEQLLASYGSLETGYPSYTELTDADKKKLSDAVNALSEPLSELTSTLVG; translated from the coding sequence ATGACCCCTCGCCCCCTCGCCCTCGTCTCCGGCGCGGCGCTCGTCGCGCTCGCCCTGACCGGCTGCGTCGCGAACTCCCCCGGCGGCGCCGCCACCGCCGGCGCGACCGTCGTCACGGTCGACGGGAACGCCGACGCGTGCTCGCTCTCGGCCACCACGGCACCGAGCGGTCCCGTCACGTTCACCGTCACCAACACGGGGGACGACAACACCGAGTTCGAGCTGCTCGCCTCCGACGGCCTCCGCATCATCAGCGAGAAGGAGAACATCGGGCCGGGCACCAGCGCCTCGATGACCGTCGCGGTGCAGCCAGGCGACTACGTCACGGCGTGCATCCCCGGCCTCGTCGGCGAGGGCGTCCGCGCACCGTTCACCGTGACCGACTCGGGCGCCGACGTGACCCCCGTGGGCACCGAGAAGGAGCAGGTCGACGCCGCGGCCGCCGCGTACCTCGGCTACGTGAAGGACCAGGTCGGCCAGCTCGTCCCCGCGACCCAGGCCTTCCTCGACGCGTACACGACCGGTGACGACGCCCTCGCCCGCAGCCTGTACCCGACCGCCCGCGCCCACTACGAGCGCATCGAGCCCGTCGCCGAGTCGTTCGGCGACCTCGACCCGAAGATCGACTTCCGCGAGGCGGACGTCGAGCCCGGCACCGAGTGGACCGGCTGGCACCGGATCGAGAAGGACCTCTGGCAGCCGACCGCCGACGAGAACGGCGGCGAGGCGTACACGCCCCTCACCGCGGACGAGCGCACCCGCTTCGCCGACCTGCTCACGTCGGACACGGCCGAGCTGCAGTCCGCCGTCACGGCGAGCGGGTTCTCGATCAGCATCGACACGATCAGCAACGGCGCCGTCGGCCTGATGGACGAGGTCGCCACCGGCAAGATCACCGGCGAGGAGGAGATCTGGTCGCACACCGACCTCTGGGACTTCCAGGGCAACCTCGAGGGCGCCCGCGTCGCCTACGAGGGCGTGCGCGACATCGTCGCCGAGAAGGACGGGGAGCTCGTCGACCGCATCGACACCCGCCTCTCTGCCCTCGAGCAGCTGCTCGCCTCGTACGGCAGCCTCGAGACCGGCTACCCCTCGTACACGGAGCTGACCGACGCCGACAAGAAGAAGCTCAGCGACGCCGTCAACGCCCTGAGCGAGCCCCTCAGCGAGCTCACCTCGACGCTGGTCGGCTGA
- the efeB gene encoding iron uptake transporter deferrochelatase/peroxidase subunit yields MTDEEARGATGETAAADDTTGRGGASRGLSRRGLLGLIGTGVGAGALGVGVGVGGDRALQAHAQGTSGAAARYPFAGRHQSGITTAAQDRLHFASFDMAAGTTRRDLVELLQDWSAAAARLTQGLDVSETGATGGSPLAPPDDTGEATGLPAAGLTVTIGFGPTLFTDATGADRYGIASQRPAALVDLPHFSGDQLEEALTGGDLCVQACSDDPQVAVHAVRNLSRIAFGRASLRWSQLGFGRTSSTTRGQSTPRNLFGFKDGTANLRAEDGAAVEQGVWAAGSDGAGWMDGGSYLVSRKIRMTIETWDHASLAEQQTVVGRDKGEGAPLSGGSEFTAPDFAAVAADGSGPAIAVDSHVALAHPDQHGGATLLRRGYNFVDGNDSLGRLDAGLFFIAFQRDPRRQFVPIQTALARNDRMNEYLKHVGSGIFAVPPGASQGGWVGETLLG; encoded by the coding sequence ATGACGGACGAGGAGGCGCGGGGCGCGACGGGCGAGACGGCCGCGGCCGACGACACCACGGGCCGCGGCGGCGCGTCGCGCGGGCTCTCCCGACGAGGGCTGCTGGGCCTGATCGGCACGGGGGTCGGCGCGGGTGCCCTCGGCGTAGGGGTCGGGGTCGGCGGCGACCGGGCCCTGCAGGCCCACGCGCAGGGCACCTCCGGCGCCGCGGCACGCTACCCGTTCGCCGGCCGGCACCAGTCCGGAATCACCACCGCGGCCCAGGACCGCCTGCACTTCGCCTCCTTCGACATGGCCGCGGGCACCACGCGGCGCGACCTCGTCGAGCTGCTGCAGGACTGGAGCGCCGCCGCCGCCCGTCTGACCCAGGGCCTCGACGTCAGCGAGACGGGCGCGACCGGTGGCTCCCCGCTCGCGCCGCCCGACGACACCGGGGAGGCGACGGGCCTGCCCGCCGCCGGCCTCACGGTCACCATCGGCTTCGGCCCGACCCTGTTCACCGACGCCACGGGGGCCGACCGGTACGGCATCGCCTCGCAACGGCCCGCCGCCCTCGTCGACCTGCCGCACTTCTCGGGCGACCAGCTCGAGGAGGCGCTGACCGGCGGGGACCTGTGCGTCCAGGCCTGCAGCGACGACCCGCAGGTCGCGGTGCACGCCGTGCGCAACCTGTCGCGCATCGCCTTCGGCCGGGCGTCGCTCCGCTGGTCGCAGCTCGGCTTCGGCCGCACCTCGTCGACGACCCGCGGCCAGTCGACGCCGCGCAACCTGTTCGGCTTCAAGGACGGCACGGCGAACCTGCGCGCCGAGGACGGCGCCGCCGTCGAGCAGGGCGTCTGGGCCGCCGGCAGCGACGGGGCCGGCTGGATGGACGGCGGCTCGTACCTCGTCTCGCGCAAGATCCGCATGACGATCGAGACCTGGGACCACGCCTCGCTCGCCGAGCAGCAGACGGTCGTCGGCCGCGACAAGGGCGAGGGCGCGCCCCTGTCGGGCGGCTCGGAGTTCACGGCCCCCGACTTCGCCGCCGTGGCGGCGGACGGCTCGGGCCCGGCCATCGCCGTCGACTCGCACGTGGCGCTCGCCCACCCGGACCAGCACGGCGGGGCGACCCTGCTGCGCCGCGGCTACAACTTCGTCGACGGCAACGACTCGCTCGGGCGACTCGACGCCGGGCTCTTCTTCATCGCGTTCCAGCGAGACCCTCGCCGACAGTTCGTGCCGATCCAGACGGCGCTCGCCCGGAACGACCGGATGAACGAGTACCTCAAGCACGTCGGCTCGGGGATCTTCGCCGTGCCGCCGGGGGCGAGCCAGGGCGGCTGGGTCGGCGAGACCCTGCTCGGGTGA